The following are encoded in a window of Catenulispora sp. EB89 genomic DNA:
- a CDS encoding NADAR family protein: protein MGINQPTWRDVDGERITGTWRPAFIRNAGSYHLTDLIIYADGMVDCWGLETLDGFAAKLRSGWVATELTEGARASAHHLASWKFAEPKTWLTPEMLLGEVRDTIDDLNQRPNSSARCRAAVDVFLADQTDENRQALRTAYEAVPEHMRVYMLGDMDQNDVPVQILIGGVGAPYTTRAGSPAVVTEKTYAWVLDYFAQEAKATAEYRARVPADGPDHAESEPTSVIVPEIVYPKGWPQELDVWVLRNEYPSPIEIGGLAYPTVLQAYWALAVTDDAVREAVLAAEPARLVRSIVREAAVRDGWPQTRLAVMALLLRAKFSQNPDLAAVLAATGEARILFKDGESLFWGERGTRGRNWMGRLLEEVRAELALKNLGADW from the coding sequence ATGGGGATCAATCAGCCGACTTGGCGCGACGTGGACGGGGAGCGTATCACCGGGACCTGGCGGCCGGCGTTCATCCGCAACGCGGGAAGCTACCACCTCACCGACCTGATCATCTACGCCGACGGCATGGTGGACTGCTGGGGGCTGGAAACCCTCGACGGGTTCGCCGCGAAACTCCGCTCCGGCTGGGTCGCCACCGAGCTGACCGAGGGCGCCCGGGCCTCGGCCCACCATCTCGCCTCGTGGAAGTTCGCCGAGCCCAAGACGTGGCTGACCCCTGAGATGCTCCTCGGCGAGGTCCGCGACACCATCGACGACCTGAACCAGCGCCCGAACTCATCAGCCCGGTGCCGCGCCGCCGTCGACGTGTTCCTCGCCGACCAGACCGACGAGAACCGGCAGGCACTGCGGACCGCCTACGAGGCGGTCCCCGAGCACATGCGCGTCTACATGCTCGGCGACATGGACCAGAACGACGTTCCCGTGCAGATCCTCATCGGCGGCGTCGGTGCGCCGTACACGACCCGGGCCGGCAGCCCGGCCGTCGTCACCGAAAAGACCTACGCCTGGGTTCTGGACTACTTCGCCCAGGAGGCGAAAGCCACGGCGGAGTACCGCGCACGTGTGCCCGCCGACGGCCCGGACCACGCGGAGTCCGAGCCGACCAGCGTCATCGTCCCGGAGATCGTCTACCCGAAGGGCTGGCCCCAGGAACTGGACGTGTGGGTCCTGCGCAACGAGTACCCGTCGCCGATCGAGATCGGCGGCCTGGCCTACCCGACCGTCCTGCAGGCGTACTGGGCGCTCGCCGTGACCGACGACGCGGTCCGGGAGGCGGTTCTCGCCGCCGAGCCGGCGCGCCTGGTACGGAGCATCGTCAGGGAGGCGGCAGTCCGCGATGGCTGGCCCCAGACGCGGCTCGCGGTCATGGCCCTGCTGTTGCGGGCGAAGTTCTCGCAGAACCCCGACCTCGCCGCCGTCCTCGCGGCGACCGGCGAGGCACGGATCCTGTTCAAGGACGGTGAGTCGCTGTTCTGGGGAGAGCGCGGTACACGGGGCCGCAACTGGATGGGCCGGCTGCTGGAGGAGGTCCGCGCCGAGCTCGCTCTGAAAAACCTCGGCGCGGACTGGTAA
- a CDS encoding TldD/PmbA family protein, which yields MSPDATARTETAERVLQAARTAAGGSADVDVTVEHEHVALTRFANSYIHQNVASDTDTVTLRIHADGRTALNSTTVTDDAGLAALVERTVAAVRLSPADPGWAGLSGPAGLPAPADDPDLATGGAGPEARAEQVKAYVDAVGELTAAGFYRNRLVVTAYTNSEGQSAHGTVVEATIDGIAKTETSDGASRQASRRMSDLDGAAMGARAAAKALASQNPVEIEPGEYEVVLEPTAVSDVLWALADFGFNGKSLIEGTSFARLGEQQFDPSVTLIDDPLSGPAAGPLFDAEGTPREVLELVRDGLTRAVAHDRRSAREAGAGVASTGHASAFSAVEGAQPINIRLEPTVGLAPTEVEGPAADSSVQALVTQVRRGLLVTDHWYTRCLDPRRLVMTGLTRNGVWLIENGEITRPVKNLRFTQSYPEALAPGRVLGIGTYAPAFASKYGAFSAMAPALRLAGWNFTGGASG from the coding sequence ATGAGCCCGGACGCCACGGCGCGGACCGAGACCGCCGAGCGGGTGCTCCAGGCCGCGCGCACAGCCGCCGGAGGCTCGGCGGACGTGGACGTGACGGTCGAGCACGAACACGTCGCGCTCACCCGCTTCGCCAACTCCTACATCCACCAGAACGTCGCCAGCGACACCGACACGGTCACCCTGCGGATCCACGCCGACGGCCGCACCGCGCTGAACTCCACCACGGTCACCGACGACGCGGGCCTGGCGGCCCTGGTCGAGCGCACCGTGGCGGCCGTCCGGCTCTCGCCGGCCGACCCCGGCTGGGCCGGCCTGTCCGGCCCCGCCGGACTCCCGGCGCCCGCCGACGACCCGGACCTGGCGACCGGCGGCGCCGGCCCGGAGGCGCGGGCCGAGCAGGTGAAGGCCTACGTCGACGCGGTCGGCGAGCTCACGGCGGCCGGGTTCTACCGGAACCGGCTGGTCGTCACCGCGTATACGAACTCTGAGGGTCAGAGCGCCCACGGCACGGTCGTCGAGGCCACGATCGACGGCATCGCCAAGACCGAGACCTCCGACGGCGCCTCGCGCCAGGCCTCGCGCCGGATGAGCGACCTGGACGGCGCCGCGATGGGCGCGCGGGCGGCGGCGAAGGCGCTGGCGTCGCAGAACCCTGTCGAGATCGAGCCGGGCGAGTACGAGGTGGTGCTGGAGCCGACGGCGGTCAGCGACGTGCTGTGGGCGCTGGCCGACTTCGGCTTCAACGGCAAGTCGCTGATCGAGGGCACCTCGTTCGCGCGGCTCGGGGAGCAGCAGTTCGACCCGTCGGTGACGCTGATCGACGACCCGCTCTCCGGACCCGCGGCCGGCCCGCTGTTCGACGCCGAGGGCACCCCGCGCGAGGTGCTGGAACTGGTCCGCGACGGGCTGACGCGGGCCGTCGCGCACGATCGCCGCTCGGCGCGCGAAGCCGGAGCGGGAGTCGCGAGCACCGGCCACGCCAGCGCGTTCAGCGCGGTGGAGGGAGCCCAGCCGATCAACATCCGGCTGGAGCCGACGGTCGGCCTGGCCCCGACCGAGGTCGAGGGACCGGCGGCGGACTCCTCGGTCCAGGCGCTGGTCACGCAGGTCAGGCGAGGCTTGTTGGTGACAGACCACTGGTATACGCGCTGCCTGGACCCGCGGCGGCTGGTGATGACCGGGCTGACGCGCAACGGTGTCTGGCTGATCGAGAACGGCGAGATCACCCGCCCGGTGAAGAACCTGCGCTTCACGCAGTCCTACCCCGAAGCGCTCGCGCCGGGGCGCGTGCTGGGGATCGGTACGTACGCGCCGGCGTTCGCGTCGAAGTACGGGGCGTTCTCGGCGATGGCGCCGGCGCTGCGACTCGCGGGATGGAACTTCACGGGCGGCGCGAGCGGCTGA
- a CDS encoding TldD/PmbA family protein, translating to MSSYLDAADQAVEHALALGARYADARVMHRRTESMSARNGAVEALEQGETVGIGVRALVGSSWGFFATPHLDAPSVRAAGRQAVEIATASSRVPGPAAMIPADPEVGSWASHCEVDPLDVPVSDKGDLLTAATAEMRAQGADIATGLYQIWDTRKWFVSSEGHRIDQHIRECGGGISATAVGERETQVRSYPSRRGQYGTRGWELVTELDLASQAARIADEAQALLRAPQCPSGQTTLILGGEQLALQIHESVGHAIELDRILGWEAAYAGTSWLDLAELGTLRYGSELMNIVIDATHPGALGSFGYDDEGTKAGKRDAVRNGIWTGVLAGRESAAVAGLDYGGSVRSMDWSRLPIVRMTNVGLEPGPHTLDEIIAATGDGVFMDMNRSWSIDDKRLNFQFGCEVGYEVKNGKLGRMVKNPTYTGIGPTFWQSMDMLSNEIVAWGTPNCGKGQPGQVGHTGHPAAPARFQNVRVGVRG from the coding sequence ATGAGCAGCTACCTCGACGCCGCCGACCAGGCCGTGGAGCACGCGCTCGCGCTGGGGGCCCGCTACGCCGACGCCCGCGTCATGCACCGCCGCACCGAGTCCATGTCCGCCCGCAACGGTGCCGTGGAGGCGCTGGAGCAGGGCGAGACGGTCGGTATCGGGGTGCGGGCGCTCGTGGGGTCCAGCTGGGGTTTCTTCGCGACGCCGCACCTGGACGCGCCCTCGGTCCGGGCGGCCGGCCGACAGGCCGTGGAGATCGCCACTGCCTCCTCGCGGGTGCCGGGTCCGGCGGCCATGATCCCGGCCGACCCGGAGGTCGGCAGCTGGGCCAGCCACTGCGAGGTGGACCCGCTGGACGTGCCGGTGTCGGACAAGGGCGACCTGTTGACCGCGGCCACCGCCGAGATGCGCGCTCAGGGTGCTGACATCGCCACCGGCCTGTACCAGATCTGGGACACCCGCAAGTGGTTCGTCTCCTCCGAGGGACACCGCATCGACCAGCACATCCGCGAGTGCGGCGGCGGCATCTCGGCGACCGCGGTCGGCGAGCGCGAGACCCAGGTGCGTTCCTACCCCTCGCGCCGCGGCCAGTACGGCACCCGCGGCTGGGAGCTGGTCACCGAGCTGGACCTGGCCTCGCAGGCGGCCCGGATCGCCGACGAGGCCCAGGCGCTGCTGCGCGCTCCGCAGTGCCCGTCCGGCCAGACCACGCTCATCCTCGGCGGCGAGCAGCTGGCGTTGCAGATCCACGAGTCCGTCGGCCACGCCATCGAGCTGGACCGCATCCTGGGCTGGGAGGCGGCGTACGCCGGCACCTCGTGGCTGGACCTGGCCGAGCTCGGCACGCTGCGGTATGGCAGTGAGCTGATGAACATCGTCATCGACGCCACCCACCCCGGCGCCCTGGGCTCCTTCGGCTACGACGACGAGGGCACCAAGGCCGGCAAGCGCGACGCGGTCCGTAACGGCATCTGGACCGGCGTGCTGGCCGGCCGCGAGAGCGCCGCCGTCGCAGGGCTCGACTACGGCGGCAGCGTCCGCTCCATGGACTGGTCGCGGCTGCCGATCGTGCGCATGACCAACGTGGGCCTGGAACCGGGCCCGCACACCCTGGACGAGATCATCGCCGCCACCGGCGACGGGGTGTTCATGGACATGAACCGGTCCTGGTCGATCGACGACAAGAGATTGAACTTCCAGTTCGGCTGCGAAGTCGGCTACGAGGTGAAGAACGGCAAGCTCGGCCGGATGGTGAAGAACCCCACCTACACCGGCATCGGCCCGACGTTCTGGCAGAGCATGGACATGCTCTCCAACGAGATCGTCGCCTGGGGCACGCCGAACTGCGGCAAGGGCCAGCCCGGCCAGGTCGGGCACACCGGCCACCCGGCGGCGCCGGCCCGGTTCCAGAACGTGCGAGTGGGGGTGCGCGGATGA
- the cobC gene encoding Rv2231c family pyridoxal phosphate-dependent protein CobC, with protein MGEDLGHHGDAEVRDAAIRHDFAVNVRVPEPPRWLRDRLTAGIETLAAYPDPREATEAVAERHGRTPDEVLLTSGAAEAFVLLARVLTPRRALVVHPQFTEPEAALRAAGHPVERHILTGDFTLDPARVPAEPDLVMIGNPTNPTSVLHPAAAIERLHSKGRTIVVDEAFMDAIPGETETLAGHPGVVVIRSLTKTWGLAGLRIGYVLGPAPLIRALKAAQPLWSVSTLGLIAAQATTEPEALAEAEALAKQADQDRDHLLARLAELPGLTVPAVSRAPFVLVRASNAAELRAGLRAEGIAVRRGDTFPGLGPGWLRLAVRDRTATDLLIDRWQQLTATPWSGPG; from the coding sequence ATGGGTGAGGACCTCGGCCACCACGGTGACGCCGAGGTACGGGACGCGGCCATCCGGCACGACTTCGCGGTCAACGTCCGCGTGCCGGAACCGCCGCGCTGGCTCCGTGACCGCCTCACCGCCGGCATCGAAACGCTGGCCGCGTACCCCGATCCCCGGGAAGCCACCGAAGCGGTCGCCGAACGCCACGGCCGCACGCCGGACGAAGTCCTCCTCACCTCCGGCGCGGCCGAAGCCTTCGTCCTGCTTGCCAGGGTCCTGACACCCCGCCGCGCGCTGGTCGTGCATCCCCAGTTCACCGAGCCCGAAGCCGCCCTACGCGCCGCCGGCCACCCGGTCGAGCGCCACATCCTGACCGGCGACTTCACCCTCGACCCGGCACGCGTCCCCGCCGAACCCGACCTGGTCATGATCGGCAACCCGACGAACCCGACCTCCGTCCTGCATCCGGCGGCGGCCATCGAACGCCTGCACAGCAAGGGCCGCACAATCGTCGTCGACGAGGCCTTCATGGACGCGATCCCCGGCGAGACCGAGACCCTGGCCGGCCACCCCGGCGTCGTCGTCATCAGAAGCCTGACAAAGACGTGGGGCCTGGCCGGTCTTCGCATCGGTTACGTCCTCGGCCCGGCGCCTCTCATCAGGGCCCTGAAAGCCGCCCAACCGCTCTGGTCCGTCTCCACCCTCGGCCTCATCGCCGCGCAGGCCACCACCGAGCCCGAAGCCCTGGCCGAGGCCGAAGCCCTCGCCAAGCAGGCCGACCAGGACCGCGACCACCTCCTGGCCCGCCTCGCCGAGCTCCCCGGCCTTACCGTCCCGGCCGTCTCCCGGGCCCCGTTCGTGCTGGTCAGGGCGTCGAACGCGGCCGAGCTCCGGGCCGGCCTGCGCGCCGAGGGCATCGCCGTCCGGCGCGGCGACACCTTCCCTGGCCTGGGCCCGGGCTGGCTGCGCCTGGCCGTGCGCGATCGGACCGCCACCGACCTGCTGATCGACCGCTGGCAGCAACTCACCGCGACGCCCTGGTCGGGGCCGGGATAA